In Desulfatiglans anilini DSM 4660, the sequence TGCCGGGTTTGAGGGTGCTGTTTACCAAGGTTCTCGCCGGAGGCAGGATCCCCTTGCATCATCACCCGCACGAGGTGATCTTTCTGTTCCTGAGCGGCTCCGTCGAGATCCTCGGGAAAAGGATGGATGCCCCCGGTTTTGCGTTCACAGGCAGGCAAATGCCTCACTATGTCTTCAATCACGGACCGGCGCCCGCCGAATATTACGCACTCGAGCTGCATCCGGAGGCATGACGCTTTGGTGGGAGGCCACAGCCACGCCCTTTCGCCCGAAAAGGGCATTTTTTCCGAAACAGAGCACGTCTACAAGGCCTACGGCCTCGAGTTTTTGTCCCAGGTCCGCGTGCCTCATTTTCCGGAGGCCGTCCATTCCGGGGACCCGGACGTGCGCATTAGACACGGGGAAATTTTCGGCCCTGGATACACGCCCCCGGCATCGATCCAGATCGATGCTTCGCCCGGACGGCTCCTGTTGCGCGGGGCGAGGAGCGCCACGATCCTGGTCACGGGCGGGAACTCGATGACGATCGAGCCGCTCCCGAACGGAAACGCCGCAACCATCATGCAGATCCTTCTCGGGTGGGGGTTGGGGGGCCTGTTCCACCAAAGGAACCTGCTCCCCCTGCACGGCAGCGCCCTTTGCAGGAACGAGAATTGCTTCGTCCTCTGCTCCCCCTCCGGCGGGGGCAAATCCACTCTGACGGCGTCATTCCTCAACCGGGGTTTTTCGTTTCTCGATGACAATATCGCGCTGGCGGATTTCGAGGACGGCAAGGCATACATCGCATCGGGGTCCCCGGAGCTCCGTTTGTGGGAGCATGCAATGCCGGTGCTCGACTTCGAACATGAGACGGCGGGGCGCATAAGGCCCGATATGGACAAGATCTCGATTATCGCTCGAGGGAACTTCAGAAGGGAAAAGGCCCGCCTCCGAAAAATTTTCGTGCTGAAGAGGGGCGACGGAGCGGAGGTTTCTTTCATTGACCTCACAGGCGCTGCGAAATTCCAGACATTGCTGGAGAGTGTTTTTTTTGTTAGAATTACAAATTATTGTAAAAGCAATAGAGGATTGTTCCGGCTTGTATGCCGCCTTGCTGAAAAGGCGCCGGTTACGGAAATCAGGCTTCCCGCTAGACTGCCGCCGCCCGATGACCTCTGCGATATCATTCTCGGTGCTCGTGTGCTGCAGTGATGGAGGACAACGCTATGAAAGAAATGACGCTTGACACGGTTGTCAAGCGAAACGAAGATATATTCATGGGCAGCATCGACAACGAGACGGTTGCGATGAGCATTCAGAACGGCAAGTATTACCAGATGAACGAGACCGCTTCCCGCATTCTTGGTCTGCTCGACCAGGAGCGCTCCATCAGTGAACTGTGCGAGATCATGCAGGGATCATACAGGGTCGAGGCTCCTGTTTGCAGGGGGGACGTTCTTGACTTCGTCGAACGGATGGCGGAATTGGGGTTGATAGAAACGATATAGCCGGCGCGTCTTTTTAATGGGTGGATGGGGCCGGTATCCTGGTAACGCTTGACAGGGGTCTGTATTTCGTATTAGAGTCCAATCGACAAAAACAACCGGGAAGGGGGCGAGCATGGAAAGGAAAACGGATTTACAGGAAAAGGGCGCCGGTGACTTGCGGCGGGAGTGGCAAAAGCCTTCGGTGGAGGAACTGGACATCAATGCGATGACTTTGGCAGGCACGACCGGGGACGGATCCGACAACCAATCCTATAGCTGAGGTTGTTGCAGATCGTACGCAGCCGATCCTTGCGATTGGATTGAAGGAAACGATCCGGGATCCTGAAATGCTTGCGGAATTACTGGCTAAGAAAGTATTTTTCTCCGCCGGCCTGTTGAGGTCTTCGCAGCAGGTCCGCACTTTCAACAGCGCCGGATGACAAGCATCGCCCTGGCGAACGAAATGGGTGGAGGATGGGGCCATCTGCTCACCCTCCGGACGATAGCCGAAGCGTTCTTGCAGCGAAAGTGCAGGATCACCTTGCTGTGCCGCGAGGCCGAGAAGGCTCGATGCGCCTTTTCGGGGATGGACGTCGCCGTTGAGCAATCCCCGGCGTGGCCACCTCGCTTCACGGGCTTTTCCCTGAACTTCGCCCAGAGTCTCTGGCGGAATGGGTATCGGGACGACGAGGCCTTCGACGCGCATTTCGCCTGGTGGTCGGGCAGGTTCAGGGCTCTGAAGCCGGCCTTCGTCCTGACGGATTTCGCCCCCACCGCCCTTTTGTGTGCCCTGGCCCTTGGCCTCGCGCGGGGGGCGGTCGGCACGGGTTTCACCCTTCCTCCTCCAACCACGCCCACCCCCTTTTTGCACCCATGGCTCGAGGTCTCAGACGAGGCCCTCCAGCAAGCCGACGACAGAGTCCTCTGTGCCATCAGGCGCCGTGTGCCTGCTCTCCGCTCGGTGGCCGGGATCTTCGATGGGGCCGCCCGGTTTCTTTGCGTGTTTCCCGAGATGGACCATTTCGAGATCCGGTCCTCGGAAAGATATCTCGGTCCTGTCTTCGGGCCGAACTTCCGCCATGAACCTCCACGTCAGGACGGGGCCGGGCCCCGCGTCTTCGTTTATCTGAGTGCGGCGAACCGGTGTCTGAGCGACATCCTGGGCTATCTCAAGACCCTCGGTTTTCCCGCAATCGGGCACATCAGAGATCTTCCTGAATGCCAGAGAAAGGCGTTCGAGTCGCCGACACTGCGGTTGAGCGGCCCCCTCATGAACCTGGACCGGGCCGCTGCCGAATGCGACATCGCGGTGACGCAGGGGGGGCTTCACACAACCGCCCGGATGCTTTTGGCCGGAGCGCGCCTCCTGATCTGCCCGGAGCAGCTCGAGCAGACGCTCCTGGCTTACCGGCTGAACCAAAGGGGGCTCTGTGAATTCGTGAGCTGCTTCAGCGAGCCGAAAACAGTCGAACAGAGATTCGATCTCGCGGCTTCTTCGAAGCGTCTTGGAAAGAACGCCGGAGCATTCGCCGCCAAGCATGCCGGGTATCATTCAGCGGATACGGTGAGGGAGATCGTCGATACATGTCTTCGAGCGGTATAGAAAAAGGGGACAGGATAAGCGCCGACTGCCTGACGGTCTATCCGGCGGAGGCCAGGCTCGACCTCTCCAGCCTGTGCCAGCTCCGCTGCGTGCTTTGCCCCGTGATGTCGAGAGGAGGGCGGCCTTTTATAGGCCGCGGCGTGATGCCGCTCGCCGACTTTGTCGAGTTCGTCGAGAGCAACCCCCGGATCCGGCTCATCGAACTCGGAAACTCGGGGGAGGTCTTTCTCAATCCCGATCTCCCCGCTATTCTGAGATACGCTGCGGAAAAAGGCGTTGCGACCCGCATCGCTGAGGGAGCGAACCTCAATGACGCCTCTGACGAAGCCCTCGAGGCGGTTGTCCGCTGCAAAGTAAGGTTTTTGAGGGTGGCTGTGGACGGGGCGACACAGGCGACCTACCGTTTATACCGCGTCGGCGGGGAACTCAGGAAGGTCCTGGGGAATATCCAAAAGATCAACGCCTACAAGAATCGATACAACACCAGACTGCCGCACCTGATCCTGCAGTTCATCACCTTCCCGCACAATGAACATGAAATGAAGAAGATGGCATTCATCGCCCGGGCGATGGACATGACCCTTGAATTGAAAATCAACGTCTTCCACGGATACCCCCCTCTGTCCAATCCAGGGGCGCTGACCGATCTGCTCGGGTATTGCGACAGGGAATCCTATCAGAGAAAGACGGGGAAGCCGTATATGAGGGAGATTTGTCTTCAGCTCTGGAGATCCCCGCAGGTCAACTGGGATGGAAGGCTTCTCGGGTGCAGCGGCAACAAGAGCGTTGCGTACGCCGACTACGCCCTCGGCAAAGCGTTTGCGAGGGAAGTCAATAACCCGCACATCCAATATGCCAGGAGAATGCTCATGGGGATCGCGCCCCAGCGGGACGACATCCCGTGCTCGGTCTGCGAACTCTACGCCGATTACCGGAGATACGGCCAATGGTTCACGCCCCGGGAGATCAGGGCCTCGATGGAACGCTGGCGGGAACAGGTGCCCGAGAATGAAGTGCTATGACCTCTTGAAGGTCGACCCGGTGAAGGCGCGGCTCGATGTATCGACCGTGTGCCAGCTCAGGTGTCTTTTGTGCCCAACCGACGAGAACAACGGCCGGGCCTTTCTCAAGAGCGGCACCATGCCCCCCTCGAGATTCACCCGTTTTCTCGATTATAACCCGCAGATCAAATGGGTCGAGCTGGCGAGCTCCGGCGAGGCTTTCCTGAATCCCGATCTGCCGGAGATTCTGAAAAGCGCGCATGAACGGGGAGTGGCAACGAACCTCGGGGGAGGGGTCAACCTGAACGACGCCTCCGAGGAGGCCCTCGAGGCGCTTGTCAGGTACCAGACGGTCCGCGTCCGGGTTTCGGTCGACGGCGTCACCGAGGAGACCTACCGCAGATACCGCATCGGCGGAAGCCTCGGGAAGGTGTTGACCAATATCAGAAAAATCAACCATTTCAAGCAGAAATACCGCTCCCCGTTCCCGGAGCTGCTGCTCCAGTTCATCCTTTTCGGGCACAATGAGCACGAGTTGGAAAAGGTCTTCGTGCTGGGCAAGATGTTGGACATGAATGTCTTTATCAAACTGAACAGATGTCCGGATCAGCTTCCCGTGAGGGACAGGGAGAAGATCCGCAATCTGATGGGGTATGCCGACAGGGGGGAATTCATCGAGGCCGTGGGGATCCAGTATTGCCGGGATCTGTGTCTTGGCCTCTGGAAGGCCCCCCAGATCAACTGGGACGGACGGCTTTTGGGATGCGGATCCAACACGAGAATGGCCTTTGCCGAAGATGTCCTCGACGGAACGTTTCTGCAGGAGATAAACAATGAGCGGATGACCTACGCGAGAAGAATGCTCCTGGGAAAAGCGCCGCCCTGCGACGACATTCCGTGCTCGGGCTGCGCCTTCTACAAACAGATCTCGGAGCACAAGCTCTGGTATACTCCGGAAGAGATCGGCGCCGTTGCATCAAAACATGGGGTCTGCTACGAGCCGTGAGGCCCTGAAAAGCCTGTCATCCGGTCATCCCCGGTCCGTCAAGCCCGTGACGAAACGCCCCGCCATCACGCCCCTGAGAAGAAGGAACGCCGACCTCTGGGAGGCCTGCGCAGCCGCGCCCCCGGCCTGGAGACTCCGCCAGGCGGCCCGCAGCGCGTTGACATCCAGATAGGCTCCCACTGCATCGTGGGAAGCTAGGGCGGCCAGTTCCCCTTCCATTTCCTCCCGGTGATCCAGAAGACGCAGGGGCACGTCCGCCGCCTGCCTGCCCCGGACGGTGTTTTCGATCAGCTCCTGCGAAAGAATGCCCCTCATGGAGCGCCGCAGGAGCATCCGCTCCCCGCCGTCCCGGCTGTACTGGTCGTCCGGTATGCCGAGACAGAAGGTGATGAGCCGGACATCAGCCGTCGGGTCCCGGACCTCCATTCTGAAAGCGGCCCCCCACTGGTGATGGATATAGCCTGCCGGGGCGTTCATCATGATGGTTTGCCGCCGTTCCCATTCGGGGTCCCTGGGGCGCGCAAACAAAGGGTTGTGGTTTTCTGCCTTCATCGTCTCGCGCAGCCCCATGCGCCGGGCGAACTCCGGGTGGATTGCGCCGTATCGGCTCCAGGGTGCTTGCCAGGGGTGGACCACCTGCCGGCAGCGGTACCACAGGGGCCCCAGGATGGGCCCCAGCAGATGGCTGCGGATCGCCCGGTACCAGGAAAAGCCTCTTGCCTTTTTGTATTCCCTCAGCGCGCGCATGCCCTCGTCCGAGCGGCCCTGGAGCAGAAGAAAAAGGATGCGGTGGCTCCCGCCGCTCCAGGAAACCCCTCCGTTTCCCATCTGCCCCGTGAGGAGCACCCTGATCCCCATCCGCTGGGCCTCCTCGTGTATGGATCGAATCCAGAACAGGTTTGTCGCCGCATGGAGGGGGT encodes:
- a CDS encoding PqqD family peptide modification chaperone, producing MKEMTLDTVVKRNEDIFMGSIDNETVAMSIQNGKYYQMNETASRILGLLDQERSISELCEIMQGSYRVEAPVCRGDVLDFVERMAELGLIETI
- a CDS encoding paeninodin family lasso peptide, which codes for MERKTDLQEKGAGDLRREWQKPSVEELDINAMTLAGTTGDGSDNQSYS
- a CDS encoding radical SAM protein produces the protein MSSSGIEKGDRISADCLTVYPAEARLDLSSLCQLRCVLCPVMSRGGRPFIGRGVMPLADFVEFVESNPRIRLIELGNSGEVFLNPDLPAILRYAAEKGVATRIAEGANLNDASDEALEAVVRCKVRFLRVAVDGATQATYRLYRVGGELRKVLGNIQKINAYKNRYNTRLPHLILQFITFPHNEHEMKKMAFIARAMDMTLELKINVFHGYPPLSNPGALTDLLGYCDRESYQRKTGKPYMREICLQLWRSPQVNWDGRLLGCSGNKSVAYADYALGKAFAREVNNPHIQYARRMLMGIAPQRDDIPCSVCELYADYRRYGQWFTPREIRASMERWREQVPENEVL
- a CDS encoding radical SAM protein, translated to MKCYDLLKVDPVKARLDVSTVCQLRCLLCPTDENNGRAFLKSGTMPPSRFTRFLDYNPQIKWVELASSGEAFLNPDLPEILKSAHERGVATNLGGGVNLNDASEEALEALVRYQTVRVRVSVDGVTEETYRRYRIGGSLGKVLTNIRKINHFKQKYRSPFPELLLQFILFGHNEHELEKVFVLGKMLDMNVFIKLNRCPDQLPVRDREKIRNLMGYADRGEFIEAVGIQYCRDLCLGLWKAPQINWDGRLLGCGSNTRMAFAEDVLDGTFLQEINNERMTYARRMLLGKAPPCDDIPCSGCAFYKQISEHKLWYTPEEIGAVASKHGVCYEP